The bacterium nucleotide sequence CCTGGCAGCCTCCAGTCGTCCCATCCGCTCACCCTTTTCCATGCCGATCTTCTCACCCTGAGCTAAACCCTTCTCCAGACCAATCTTCTCACCCTGAGCCAATCCCTTTTCCATGCCGATCCGCTCACCCTGAGCAAGGCCCTTTTCCAGTGCGGCTTCGGCTGCTCCCCGCTGGTCCTGGATAAAGACCATGCTCTGGTCGTACAGCTCCCATTCATCCCGGCTCAGGT carries:
- a CDS encoding ATPase → LSRDEWELYDQSMVFIQDQRGAAEAALEKGLAQGERIGMEKGLAQGEKIGLEKGLAQGEKIGMEKGERMGRLEAARKLFQAGIDPKIIRDSTGISEEEFENEH